gcaaaaaaaaaaccccattgcATCTGCTGAAAGCTACCACAGAAGTAGTGAAATGCATTGTTTTGTTGGATTTTGTTATGATCTTGGCATCCTCCCATCCACTAGCCATAGCAGGACCCTTTTTATCATGTGTACATCTAACCAAATAACTTACTTCAAATAGAACTACAATAGCAGTATTTGAATGATgtaaaattgcctttttttaattagctgATATGAAGAAGTTTTAAATGAATATGACTTTGTAATTAGAGAGCTGTAAATAGAGGCTagaaatttttaaaaccatgttttattttgacaaaatgGACTTGATTGTTAACTGCAGCACTTTATTGTTGTAGAAAGCCTAGTTTTGTTTAAGTCTGGGATGTTTGTGTGTAGTTATGTACTTATTGCTGCAAATTTTCAATGAGGGGGTTGACTCTTTTATTACTTGTTTAGCGGTAACGTCACGTTTCTACTAACAAAAACTTCAGGATTTGGGTATTTAACGGAATGTTAATTGTATAATTAAAATCATAACAGTGTTGCTCTGCAAGCATGTGAACAAGGGAATATAGCAAGCACATGTGACTATTATCAAATACTGAGCTAGGATATAAAGTTCTTGGAAGGGCTGCTATAGAAGCCACCGTATGATTTTTGACACACTGTCCTACCAGAACTGTAACATTTTGCTAGGATAATCATTTAACTACCACATCTCAAAGGCTTAAAAGTATCAGAAGCAGTGATGTTACCGAAGCAAGGAGTATAATAAAGGAGTGGACCCTTCCCTTCCATAGCTGTGTGAGAGTCTCTCATACATCAGTTTACCATCGTTTCATTCCATCCATCCaggagactacacagacacagagaggaCTATGTGGAAAGAAGTGCTGAGTTTGCAGATGGTTTGCTCTCAAAAGCTTTGAAAGACATTCAGTCTGGAGCACTGGACATAAATAAAGCAGGCATACTTTATGGCATACCTCAAAAAACTTTACTTCTCCACTTAGAAGCCTTACCAGCAGGAAAGCCTgcaccttttaaaaacaaaactcgAGATTTCAATGATAGTTATTCATTTAAAGACAGTAAAGAAACTTGTGCAGTCCTACAAAAAGTAGCCTTGTGGGCAAGAGCTCAAGCAGAGCGCACAGAAAAAAGTAAACTCAGTCTACTTGAAACCTCAGAATTAAAATTCCCAACAGCTTCCAGTTACCTCCACCAGTTAACTCTACAGAGAATGGTCActcaatttaaagaaaaaagtgaaaatctaCAATATGAAACTTCAAGTCCTACTGTGCAATTAAAAATTCCTCAGCTAAGAATAAGTTCTGTGTCCAAACCACAGTCTGATACTGCTGGTCTTCTGGATGTTATGTACCACGTTTCTAAAACCTCCTCAGTCTTAGAAGGATCAGCTcttcaaaaattgaaaaatatactccccaaacagaacaaaattgaATGTTCTGGACCTGTAACTCACTCAAGTGTTGACTCCTACTTTCTGCATGGGGACCTCTCTCCTTTGTGTCTTAATGCTAAGAATGGGACAGTAGATGGAAcctcagaaaatacagaagatagTTTGGATCGTAAAGATAATAAGCAACCAAGAAAAAAACGTGGCCGCTATCGGCAATATGATCATGAAATAATGGAAGAAGCAATTGCAATGGTAATGAGTGGGAAAATGAGTGTTTCCAAAGCACAAGGAATTTATGGGGTACCTCACAGCACTTTAGAAtataaagtaaaagaaagatCTGGAACATTGAAGACTCCGCCGAAGAAGAAACTCCGATTAACAGATACTGGCTTATTTAATATGACAGATTCAGGGACTGGCAGCTGCAAAAATAGTAGCAAGCCTGTGTAGAATAATTGTTAGCGaattgttttgtgtgtgtatgtatgtctGTATACACACACTGTGTGAGAAATACATATACTCACTCTGACAGAAGACGTGAAATTATACAGTTCAAAAACCACACACATGCCttttgaaaaatagttttattcaGGGTTTTCACTGTGGACAGAATTATAGAGTTGCTCACTTAATTCTGATAGTGTGTATTTAATATAATCATTGTATAAATAGGTGAAAAGATTCAGGTTTTATTTAGTAGTCAATAGCATAAAGATGTTTTGGGAAATCAAGTATTTGTCATGTGAAACATTATTTTCAATTGGTGAAGAACCACTCTACCAGTTCAATAATTCATCTTATAATAGAAATACGCAACCAAGGGTTAGCAGACCTTTATACTTCACAGAATACTTGCAATAAATTGTAAGTAACTCAGATTATACAAATCaagggattttttaaaaaaagctagtTCCTTAAAAGGAAGTGGATTTGTGAAGTATTAGTAGGATATAGTacattctgtgaaagaaaaaaagtttgttaTTAAATATCCAATACaagtaagaaaaacatttcattacTAAAAATGTGTGTTTAGCAGgcataaactgcattttttatcattttaagaaaattttgttGGTGGTTTAGAAAGAAATTGGTGTTTACAAAGTGTACACTTATGAAACCTGAGAAATTACTGTAGTCATAGAattattaaatatgaaataagaTGGAATACTATAAAATAGTATTAggcataaaataatttaaactttaacataatttttctttttagtttgaCAAATAAGGTAACTTGTAAGGCTTAAAAAGAAAGTTGGAATGCAACTTAGAGCATGTTCATAATGTGCACAGAATGAGCttgagaatggtttgggtttgtttgggtttttttgtttaaatgtgcTGGTTAGTTGATGTTAATGACtacttaaaatttatttcaggaTTGTGTCACACTCCTATTGAAAAACCTCACTGTAACTGTAATGTATTTGCTGCTGTGACATTTCAGaacattttcagtttatcaAAATGAATACCAAGCTACATTATCATTTTGCTAATAACCAAATTTGCAGTTCAGGGTCTTGatagaaatacaaatattaaaCAGTGAAGCTGTTTTGAACTTTCAGTGAAGTAAGTTCTTTATAAATTTGGTAGCTAGGAGCTAGGCAGTTCACTTTAAATACGTAACTTTTAATAGAATTTAAGGGAGACCAATTCATATTGCAGTTTTTACATGAATTTTGAAGAATTTTCATTGGACTTTATATCATACTTAATATTTTTTGGTGTAATATCACAAAGTGTATGTCTACATATGAAGAATGGGGGCTTGCTTTATAAATTCAATATTGAACATCAATgcccttttcctttcaaaatgtgGTTTTTTCTGTATGCATCCACTTTGGCATGGAAAAAGACTTTTCTCCAACTTTTATACATTTGGTGCACatgcatagattttttttttcttcacttaaaTTTGCATGTGTATAGGTTAATTATACAAATGAATTAGGATTTTAAGTACATATGGGCCTCATCAAGTAGTTTGATTTATAGATAAACTTGCCATTAAATTCAGTGGAGAGCATACTGCAATGCTGATGGCAAAATCTAGCCCATATTGATTAATGctactgaaaaaataacaaattctattttaaaacagaataatcCTTTGAAACTGCACAACTAGTGTCTCAGTTCTTTGGTCTCTCGGATCTGTACTGAATCTTCTTCAGTGATTAAGGTTTACTTGCGTATTACAGAATGaatcctttttttaaagcagaactgTACCTGATAACAAGGAGGTCACAAAAcagcagatgtcagggtcatCTTTCATTTTAGAAGAATTAAGCCATATTTTGTGAGGACTGGAAGGATTAATTTGTGGATATATCCtcactgaaaaatgaagttaaaaaaaaacgtAAATGTTTCAAGATCTGCCTTTATACACTTTTACTTACAAAAATGCTGGGCTTCAATACGTTGCCTAATATTTGTACTGATGTTTTCTACTCCTCAGACAATGTTATAAATTTGAGTCAGAAGTTTATATGGAAGGCAAGTTACAGTACTCTTTTTATATCATTTAAAAGATGACCTGACCAAAAACTTAACAGGATTCATAAAATCAGGGATCATTTTACTATTGACTTAACAGTACTCAGTAATTTTGTATGTaatattataattaattttcaacattttagtacttgtatttatttttggccAGAAAtagtatattaaaatattttttgatagTTTATAGATGATACACAACCTGTAAGTGTTTAAAGGAACAGAATTATTTGTTTCTAATTATTAGGCTAACCTTTGATTATACCACTAAGGAAAGGCAGGGAAATGTGTAGATTCTCCTTCCCCAACCCCTATGTATTCCattaaatgtcatttaaatTATACATTTTGAACTGTTTTATAAATTCAGTTACCAGTCGCTACTTAGTAATTGACAATTTCTGAAAATTCCTGTTTCAGCAGAATTTTAAATGAAGGCGAAAGCAAGCCCTACATGCTTTCTACTTATTTGAATGTTTCTcaagtattttatattaaaaaacagtGCCTCTGTTTTTAGAACTACTGCTCAGTAAAGCTGTTTAAACCATTTCTGGTAGCTAATGacaattttatattaaattgtATATTAACTTTAGTGAGACTGATTTTTTTAGTTGTTTACAGTACAAAtacttgtatttgttttttaattgcagTATTTCCATTGTCGCAGTAATTTAGTAAAACTCTGTGGCTGCCTTGATTTTTGACAGATTTTTGTTAACAACTGATTTTTAGGCAATTAGTTATATTTATGCATAAATCAATTGCACTATAATTCATGAATTATTTATTACAATATTTTCTAATGAATTCCATGTATTTGTCTTGTGTTGTAAATGTACtgtaattctgtttcttctttgtgttgttATATTCCTAAATCTGATTGTATGAATTTAATTGTTTAGTTAACGTGTTTCTACGTTGTAATTTGTAGTAAAGCACTTCAATGCTTTTGCACATAAATTTACAACACTGATGTGTGATTGATTTGCtcattcagtaaaaaaaaaaagaaacaaacaaaaacctgtACACTGATTCATTTGACTTACTCTTGAGGCACAGGATTATTAGCAGTGGCATAAGATCAAGAACTGTAGAAATTAAGCACATAATGTCTAACTTACTATGAGAACTTAATATATCAAAAAGTAGTAGCTTTAAGGAAGGATGATCTCTCAGAATTGACGCATTGctcacagaagagaagaaattttaGAAAACCCTCCTAATTTTGAAAGTTAAATACTTGAGTTTGCAGCTAAAAAATAACATCTATATCACAAATGGTacatagcttttttttaaagacttatTTACTTAGTAAAGTAGAAGACAAGCATTTCTATAAGGCAAACTTTTATTTCTATGACAGTTCAACACTGTTCATATAAGTATTTAAAAGTATGTTCTGTTCCTATTTTTTAGACTGCAAAGTAGTTGCTAGAGTGACATTTCTTGTCTATGGCTGAGACAACAGAGGGTAGAACACTGGGGAAGGGAGTCTTTTGAGTGCCCTCTGATAGAGctctttcctgatttttttttttgatttgtggAGGAGGCAAaggtttacttttttctttatacacGATATGCTCTAAAGCTAATATGTAACTTATCGCATCTGTGCCTTCCTGCAAATTTTGAACTCCAGTCAATCCCGGCTCCATGGTATTAACTGCCCCTGTCCTCCATccggggaaaaaaatatcattccGTGATTAATTTCTGTCCTCATAAACATAGCGTGCAAAAGGTGCTGGAAGAGCAGTGCATATTGATCATCACCTCTCAGTCCCTCCATTGCCCACCTGCTCTTTCTGGTCAACTTTTTGTGTGTTATTTGTAGGAAATTTAAGGCTGTCCTGTGGAGGAAGTATGCAGTAGTGAAGGTGATAGGTCTTCCTTCTATGAAATTATGGTTTAAGCCTTTTATCCTGAAGATAGTCTAAACTGATGTGTGATGACAAATTTAAAGGGAAGGAATTACAGAAAACCGAAATATAATTCCATAATTGTGTTAAAAAGCTTCTTAAAAATTAGTTTGTTTAAATATGTGGACATCTCTACAGAGAgacactttaaagaaaatgtgttgcTTTAATGCTTTAATTTGTTTGCATAGCAAGATCTGTTTCCAGATGGTGACCGAGTAAGGGGTTGAAGTGTTCTCACAAACTTGAAGGATCATTTGGTGTTTGGTACTATTAAAGCAGAATAGATGAGGTTGTCAGCTTGAGAAACTAACACATGCTGAGGAAAAGCGGATTATAGACGTTACACAAGGGTAGAtaacaaggaaagaaattgtACTAGACGCATGTCCAGTAAGTCTCTGATAAGCAGAATATTAATTTATACCATAGGTTGATCTCCACATAGCAAATTCAAAGCAGTTTTGAGGCCTTTGGAATTTTTAATAACTGATTCCAAAACCCTAAAGCCTTCTCAGTTTCTTCCACCAGGTAGCATATTTTCAATAGCAGTTATGGGTACAAGTCCTCTACAATTAAAGCTCTCCAGTGAAACTCCATTAGACACACCTTGCAAGTCTaggcagagaggaaaatatCTGTCTAGATGACACATAGACTATAGACATCTTTTTAGCAAATTAGCACTTAACAAATTTACTGTGATTTACAGACAAAATCACAAAATTTACAAGGAGACCTAGTGccacattcatttttctttttttctgtccaatTTTTCAAAACATCTTTCAAGCCATTGCAGTGGAGAAGGCAATTAGTTTTTATCTGCAATTGTATTACTAGGGTGAGTTTCGTTTTCACAAGTGTAGTGATACGTTTCAACACCTTGTGACTCCTCTGTTTGTTGGACTGGGTAGCACTCAGACTCTTCTTAGTGTAGTGAAATTTCAAAAACAGTTAAATCCTGATAATGCCATACTTTTGGATAATACTGGGTTCACTTTCAATTGCAAGTCCAAGgaggttttgcttttctctttaagaCGtcaattatttcagtttaaacATAATTACAATTTCAACTAGTAGCATCACAATTACCTTACATTTTTACGAGTTAGTACCATCTAGATGCTTGGTTTTGAATTTATACCATTTAATACTAAATattacaggagaagaaaaaacatgagGAGTTATTAAGCATAGTTGGCTGGTTTTAAGATCTAAACTTTAAAATCCGTGTGGGACAAAAAAAGTACAAATTTGTGTGTATAATTTTCACTAAGAAACTTGAAGCTTAAAGTTATTATTGATGGTAATAATATTGGGTATGAGCTAATTAATAGGCAACTTTAGGTTAATACAGCACATTAGATTTCAAATGTGTTTGTTCTTTGATCAATACAGTTGTAAACCAAatcaataaattttttttttccaaaatacagacctaaatgcaaaaaattacaggaaaaaaataatatggcAAAAAGTTAGTGTCATGTTCAGAGTTTGGTGATATGTTTAAACAATACATACTTTTCTAAAACAGAATTCTTATAATGTAATTGgtttcagcaaaacatttaaattaGAGGTTAACTATCTGTTGATAGTTGCTATCCGGCATAAGGATTTTGTATTTAATTGAAGAAATATCTGTATTAATTTCTACCATGtaaaattttcagcttttcaatatAAATGATTGATTAGGTAAGTAGTGACATTAGTATTAATAATttataagaaattaattaaatagtTAAGGTAGTACCTTAtaagtgattttattttgacttAATATCTTTGAGAACAACTGCTCGGAAGTCTTTTTTAGATAAAAGGCCTACCCTGTATTTGAGATTTAAAGGATATTAACCTTTGTCACAGAAGTTATTTATTCTGGTGatgattatttctgtttctgtttaatgaaggaatctctgtgtgtgtgcaagtgAGCGcacatgtatgtgtatgtgtgtgtgtagtaTATTGCAGTGAAGAGCCTGTGAGGTACCACTGCAGTTACtgtagtttatttaaaaaatagaagggAAATTTCTGTCTGCAAAGAATACTAACAGTAGCAAGTGGctagtttttccatttttcttctggcCTATTaagtgttctttaaaaaaaattaaataaaaatttctttagaAGGATCTTTAGGAGTATCCCGAAGAGCTTTCAATACactttgttttatatatatatcctAGTGCAATTCAGGGGAGATGGATCTGCTCTTGCCTCTGCCACAACCTTGAATTGTGACCTTAGGCAAGTCATTCAccctctctgtgcctcagtttttGAAATGGGAGCCCCCCAGGTTCATGGTGAGGTTTTTCTTCATTAATGACTAAGATAGTCTGAAATATCAGAAAGTTAATGTTATTATAATCACACTTACATATAAGAAGCTATATTTCAAACTATTCTTTGTCCTTTGATTTCCTCCTGATTATTTTCCTTCCGGTAGGACTATCACTGCTATAGATGTGATGCATATCATTGCTAGTGACACTTGCGAGTATGACTGAATAGTGCAAACAAACAACTGGTTTAGATATGGTGCTTtactgtaatttatattttgttttgatgtgttttcattttcagttcaaGCTCAACAGCTGATGCAAATTCAGAGGAAACAGCTAatttggaaaaaggaaaatcaacaTTAAACAAAGTTTTGGAGTCTTTTTGTTCATATCACTGGCAACAGACTTTGGCTATGTTAAGATTTTTAATGCAAGATGAAAATGTTCCTATAGTTTGCAGTTGCAAGCAAACACATTTGAAACACTCTGAAACTCCCAATTCCCTTACTGAAGATGATGTTCATGTTTCATTTTGCGATTGCAGTGGACGTACGCTGACAAAAAGGTGCTGTTTACAAAATCAAAGACCAAACACTTGTTTACCACCTCTGTCTGTTTGTGTTAAAGATTTCCATTCTCTATCATGCCAAGCTGTAGCAATTGGATGTATTAAGACAATGCTGAACAAAACATGTAGTTCTCATAAGTACCGTGCTGAAGAATTGCAAAATTATAACAAGCATTGTGTGAAGGCAGCACCATGTACATATTCAACTAAGGAGTGTGATCTCTTGAACAGCATTAAAAATTCAAATAGATCCCGTAGCCCATCACCGCCTCCACTATCACCTgtacagagaaaagaatttgaaTCATCGGAAGGATTACTTATAGATTTTCCAACTTTAGACAATAACAAGCTTGAAATATCCATCAATCAGCCCCCATCCCTCTTGCCAGCTGAAGGAAGCAAAGGAGAATTTGAATATGAAGGTAaaacatgcagaggaaaagagaCTGAATATTCAGATGGAACATTGCTCTCAACAGACCAAGAAAGGAACAATTTTATAAATTCTGAGAAGGCTGAGAAAGGTGAACATTCTGCCATTTTTCAGGATTTAATGGACCGTATTAATGAAAAGTTAAAATCAATAGACACTACAGATATAGCAACAAATCTTGTAAAACTTCCTAGCAGTGACAGGGCAccagaaaatgatgtcaaattagGAGACTTCATAACCTCTCTTTTGCATAATGCGAAAGCAAGTGATTACAGCTTTATGGAATTACTTCGCCAACATGataaacaaatggaaaacaaaattatccAAACAAGATTTCGCAAGCGTCAGGAAACTTTATTTGCAACGTATAATTCTCCTGATTCACCATTCATTCGACGACAGTCTTTGCAAATCAAGAGGGAGCTTGCAAGCCTTGATGAAACTATTGCAAGGAAAAGGTCGATTTCtgagagaaatgcaaagaaatctACCAAAAAAGTTGATAAAATATATCCAAATAAAAAACACAGTTTTACTGTGATAGAAGATGAGGCTTTGCAACATCTTGAAAGTAATCCATGCATGAATTGCCAAACCAAACCAATGTGCTTTCCAGTACACCAAACAGAGTCTTTCAAACTACCTCTCACTAATTTTCAAACCAGCTCCGGATTTCTAGTTCTTTCAGAGAACAGTGCTATTGCAGGCAGCCAGCCAAAACTCACAAAAACGCAAAGAGATTGTgcaattttaaaagagactaaTCAGCTTCCTCTAAAGGATGAGAGTAATGAAATCTTGAGCAGAACTAAACGTAACATTGTGCCTCCTGGATGGTACTCCGTATATGTAACGAACAATATTGTGT
The window above is part of the Phaenicophaeus curvirostris isolate KB17595 chromosome 4, BPBGC_Pcur_1.0, whole genome shotgun sequence genome. Proteins encoded here:
- the LCORL gene encoding ligand-dependent nuclear receptor corepressor-like protein isoform X5, producing MEKGTDRMAAAAPAPPAAASQCRSPRCTAERRGVRRELDSWRHRLMHCVGFESILEGLYGPRLRRDLSLFEDCEPEELTDWSMDEKCSFCNLHKETVSDRASVIGSSQSTPTEELSSQGQSNTDKIECQAENYLNALFRKKDLPQNCDPNIPLVAQELMKKMIRQFAIEYISKSSKIQENRNGSSFEPSLICKSIQMNQTENSLQEEQDSPLDLTVNRTQEQNTQQGDGVLDLSTKKSARLEEPKYDPLCSENSVSGRLHRHREDYVERSAEFADGLLSKALKDIQSGALDINKAGILYGIPQKTLLLHLEALPAGKPAPFKNKTRDFNDSYSFKDSKETCAVLQKVALWARAQAERTEKSKLSLLETSELKFPTASSYLHQLTLQRMVTQFKEKSENLQYETSSPTVQLKIPQLRISSVSKPQSDTAGLLDVMYHVSKTSSVLEGSALQKLKNILPKQNKIECSGPVTHSSVDSYFLHGDLSPLCLNAKNGTVDGTSENTEDSLDRKDNKQPRKKRGRYRQYDHEIMEEAIAMFKLNS
- the LCORL gene encoding ligand-dependent nuclear receptor corepressor-like protein isoform X4 encodes the protein MEKGTDRMAAAAPAPPAAASQCRSPRCTAERRGVRRELDSWRHRLMHCVGFESILEGLYGPRLRRDLSLFEDCEPEELTDWSMDEKCSFCNLHKETVSDRASVIGSSQSTPTEELSSQGQSNTDKIECQAENYLNALFRKKDLPQNCDPNIPLVAQELMKKMIRQFAIEYISKSSKIQENRNGSSFEPSLICKSIQMNQTENSLQEEQDSPLDLTVNRTQEQNTQQGDGVLDLSTKKSARLEEPKYDPLCSENSVSGRLHRHREDYVERSAEFADGLLSKALKDIQSGALDINKAGILYGIPQKTLLLHLEALPAGKPAPFKNKTRDFNDSYSFKDSKETCAVLQKVALWARAQAERTEKSKLSLLETSELKFPTASSYLHQLTLQRMVTQFKEKSENLQYETSSPTVQLKIPQLRISSVSKPQSDTAGLLDVMYHVSKTSSVLEGSALQKLKNILPKQNKIECSGPVTHSSVDSYFLHGDLSPLCLNAKNGTVDGTSENTEDSLDRKDNKQPRKKRGRYRQYDHEIMEEAIAMVMSGKMSVSKAQGIYGVPHSTLEYKVKERSGTLKTPPKKKLRLTDTGLFNMTDSGTGSCKNSSKPV